ACCCCTTGATGATATCTCAGGCTCCAGCAATACCACCTTGGTAATGGTTGTATCACCGAGAGAAGCTGCTAATCCTGATCCAGAGGCGACCTATTTTAAGATAAAAGGTTATTTTGAAGTGCCGGGTACCTGGAACTTTGATTTTAACCCAACGGATGATGATACGTTTCTTCCCAAGACCTTCGCCATGACAGGAGAGTATTCCAGGGCTATAGTTCATGAGCTTAAAAACCCCAAGCGCAGGCTAGGGAGTCTGTCGGTAAGCGAGCTTAGCGATATGCTTAAGGCCGCAGGCAGAACCAAGGATGTATTAAGCTTAGCTCCCTATTTATTCCTTGAGAGACTTGAAAAGAAATATCCCTGGCTCTATTCTGACACTGTGCTTGTATCCAGAGCCATGGGGAATATCTTTAGAGACAACGGTTTTCCCTGGGATGTCTTAGGATTAATAGGGATAGTTGTTTTTTTTGCGGTCATGGCAACTAGGAGCTTTTGGTTGTGGTTTTATTACTTGTTTTGGGTATTTGCGCGCTGGTTTGGGAGAATCGGCTACCATGATATAAACTTGGCCTTTTCTAATGACGGCTGGCAGGCGATCCTCTGGAGCTTCTGGAACGGGTTTATTATGAGAGAAGGAAGGATATTTCTGGTTATTGCCTTTGGTTTGTCGGTTGTAGGTTTTGGCGCGCTCGGTCTTATCTATCTGGTCAAACACATAATCCCGCGCAAGAGACGGGAACTTGAGGATTTTCTGAAGGTAGATAAGGAGGAGCAAAAAAGAAAAGAGCTTTCTATCGAGACCGTTGAGTTTAGGAATGTCCATTTCGACATTAACAAAAAATTAAAGCAATACGCCAAGACGGACAAATACTTCTTGGCTGTCTCAGACGATAAGCAGGATATCGTGGTTGAGGAAAATATCCTTAACCGCCATCTGCACATCTTAGGGCCCACAGGAGGAGGAAAAACTTCTTTGGTCATACTGCCTTTAAGCAGGCAGGCGATTGAAAAGCAAAGGGGCTGCTGTTTTATAGATTTTAAGGGAGATGAAGTTTTTAAGAAGTATGTTCAGGCCCAAGCAAAAGAGAAAGGCAAAAAATTTTATTATTTCAGCATCGACCCTAATGAGCCGTCAATAGGCTATAATCCGCTTTCCTCAGGCGATATCCATTCTAAGGTAGACCGGATTATGACCGCCTTAGAGCTAATTTACCAGGGTCCGGCTGGTTTTTACTCTAATGTGCAAGCAATGGCCTTCATAGGATTATTAAAGGAAAAGATACAGGAAAACAAGGAGATAAATTTTCTTTCGGTAAAAGAGGCCTTGGAGAATCCGGCCTTTTTGGAAAGAACGGATGTAAGCACGCAGGAAGTTAAAGGCCTCCTGGCAGCAGTCTCCTGGGTTGCCGGAATTGATGTAATAAACCGCGACGAGCTTGATTTGGGTAAAGTGATTAAAGACGGCGATGTGGTATTCTTCGCCTTAAAGAGCCAGGTTAATACCAGATTAGCCGAGGCAATTGGAAGGATGCTGATAATTGACCTTAAGTGCCAGGCCGTATCCCGCAAGGAAACCGATCCGCCGTTTTTTATCTTTATCGATGAATTCCAAAATTTAGCCTGTACGCACTTTGTGGATGTAATCTCTAAGGTTAGAAGCGCCAATTTCTGCCTGGTATTGTCAAATCAGTCGCGGGGAAATCTTTCCAATGTGTCGAAGGCGTTTGAGAACGCGATTTTTACCAATACCGCCACAAAAGTAATCTTCATGCAGGAGGATCCTCTTGATGCAAGATTCTGGTCGGATAAGACAGGACAGACCACCTACCAGGATAAGACCGTGCTGCAGGTAGATAATATGAAGGATGATAAGGGAGGAGTTAAACTTGACGGATTAAGGAGCGCCCAGGGAAATATCCGCACCGCGGTTAAGAATTACATTTCAGAGAATGTGTTTTTAAGGCTGCCTTTTTCAAAGAGCGTTATTTTCCTAAGGGAAAAACTTACGGCAATTGCAAATCATGAGTTCTTATTCGATAAAAAGGAAAGAGACAGGCTTATCGCAAGCCCGTTTGAATATGACAATAAGATAAAGGAGGGATGAGCAATGTTTAAAGAAAAGTTTTTAATAAGGATTTTTGCGGTATTGTGCCTTGTGTTGGGGTTATCCATAATAGCTGCACCTTATGTTTTTGCCCAGATAAGCACAACCCAGGAGCAGCAGGTGGTAAGCGACTTTGCCACGTTCATCATCAATATCCTCACCGGCCCGGTATCGAAAATTCTGGGAGCGATACTTCTAATTGGCGGGGTAGTTGCGCTTCTAAACGGTAAGCAGGGTGTGGCTATTGCCTGCGGTTTCGGGTTTATGATCCTAATGTTTATACCAAAAATTCTGGAAGGGTTATTTAAGCAGTAATGAGAAAATGTCTGCGTACCATAGATAAACCGCTGCTTCTTTTCGGGCTTGAACCGGAAGATGTGGGGATGCTGGCTTTAGCCTGCGGCACAATGATACTTTTCTTTGATACCTTTTATGCGGGCGTAGTATTTTTTGGCGGCTGGTTATTCTTGAGGTTAATCAAACAAGGTAAGCCCCAGGGATATATCACGCACATACTTTACAAACATGGAGTAAAGATAAAGGGCTTGATTGATCCGCCAAAGAAAAGAGACAGGTATTCGATTTTTAGGGGAGAAAATTAAATATGCAGATGCAGAATTTCACAGTATTGGGGCTGCTGGCAGTAATATTGATTTTTAGTTTATATTTCCTGCCGACATTGATCGCTTTTTTACGACAGCATAAAAATAAGCTCGCGATATTTTTGCTGAATCTACTCCTGGGGTGGACTGTTTTAGGATGGGTGATATCGCTTGTCTGGTCTGTGATGAAATAACCGTAATAATTATTTTTGCAAAAAAGGCTTGACAAGTTTATGTTGTAATGTAAAATTAAATTTGACAATTCGGTAGTAATGTAAGACAGTCCTATTGAAGAACCAAGGGGCTGGTGTTTCTGAGGAAACTCTCAGGAATGCCAGCCCCTTTTTTTATTGCCTTTAAACTTTAATGACAGAAAAAACAAAAAGAACAGGCTTTATCGAAAAGTGGGCTAATGCAGAAAAGACTTCCGCATTTTTAGGGATTACGCTTTTTGCTGTGATTGCTTTTTGTATTGGGCTCTTGCTTACTTTGTTTAAGGTATCCACAAAGCCCCAGGCAATTTATTACATCCCAAGCGCACAGGAAGCAGGGATTGCATATCCAAACCGCATTGATAAATCAGTAGTATGCGGTTTTGCCTCAAACTGGCTCCTAAACCGCAACAACTTCACACCTCAAACAGTAAAAGACACCTACCAAAGAGCAATGCGCTACATGGCGCCTGAGCTTCTTTCCAGGACAAAGGCTTCCTTAGAGGATGAGATATCCCGGGTTGAGCGCGATAATATTTCATCGCTGTTTTCTTTAAGCAAAGATCCGGAACTGGAAGATTCAAACATTGATTTTAAAGTAACATTAACAGGAGAAAAGATTATTTTTATGGGCAAGGAGAAACTTGATGACCGTATTCTTTGCTACACAATTACCCTGCAGAGAATCCCGCCTATTGAAACCAACCCCTACGGCCTGGTGATTGCCGGGGTAAAACAGGAAGAGGTTGAGACAAAATGACGATATATAGGAAAAGCATTATTTTAATTGTTATTGCCGGGTTGTTTCTGATGGGGCAGATTAATATTTCAAATGCTTCGCCTTCCGGCGAAATCCCCGTAAGGCTAAAAACCGGAATGATTACAGAAGCAGAATTCCCGGAAAAAATTGCCAATGTTACAAAGAGCGTTTCAAGCGAGATCCTGCAGATTGAGACCTTGGGGAACAGGATTTTTCTTTTGCCCAGAGAAGACCTTGATACGCAGCTATATGTGGTTACCCAGGATAATGAATCATTTTGTTTGCATCTATCCATTGATGAAGCGCGGGCAGTGAGCAGGATAAAGGTCGGCAAACCTCGTCAGCAGGTAAACGAAGAAGAGAGCAGCAATACGGTCAATACGGTCGAATTAATGAAAGCCCTGCTTTCCGGAAGGCAGCCTTCAGGTTCGGTCAGCTCAGAGCCACAATCAAAAGAAATATTCAATAACTCTAAATTACGAATCGCGATAGATAAAATTTATGAATTCCCTAATAATGTAAAAGCCTTGTGTCTTACTTTTGAGAATCTAACCCGTAAGCCCTTGGTTGTGCCAATCGAACATATCGAGCTTCCGGGGTTGTTGGCTGTCAGCATTGATACCCAGGTGCTTGAGCCAAGGCCGCATGATGCCAAAAAGAAGACTTCAACTTACAGAGCAAAGGCATACATGGTTGTAGAAAGACTAAATCAATGAAGATACCTTTGGATAAGATACCCGGGTTTAACAAGCTTCCTAAGGTTGCTCGCGATAACCCTAAGTTTACTGTGGTAGTTGTTTTGATTCTCACAGTTGCGCTTACCTTTTTATTATTTGCAGGCAGCAAGGAAACTAAAGCGATAAGAAAAAGCCTTGATCTGGCGGCAGGCAAACAAGCCGTATCAGCTGTACAGGATAAAGACGTGGGCGTCTTAACAGGCTCGGTGGATACCAAGTCATATGTTAACCGCATTGAAAAGCAGTATTACGACATATCCTCAAAGTTTGATTCTCTGAATGACCGCATTGCTTCCTTGGAAAAAGGTTCGCAAGACTTGCGCAAGAACCTGACCCAGGTCAGTAAAATCATCATTGATCTTGATAAGAGGGTAACAGAGACCAATAAGCAGAATCCTGCTTTGTCAAAAAAAAGCATTGAGCGGGGGCAAAGCGTCGGTTCCTTAGAAGAGAATTTGATCGGCTCGCTCTCTGCGCCGCAAGCTGCCAAGCAATCGATTAATTTAGAGTCGGCTAAGATCGGCGAAATAAGAAGCGAGGAAAAAGCTCCCGGGAAGAGGTACGTTTATCTTCCTTTGGGCAGCTTTGTCAAATGCACTCTTCTTACCGGCGTTTATGCCCCTGCTAATGAAAGCAATCCTTTGCCGGTCCTAATCAGCGTGGATGAGGCTTTTTACGGCCCGAATAATACCAGGATCCCTCTAAAAGGAGCCTTTGCCATTGGCAAGGCAGTAGGAGATGTGGTTTCAAAGAGAGCAGTTATCCAGATTGTGAGTTTTTCAACCGTCCTGCCCGACGGCAAAGTCTTTGAGCATGAGGCGAATTTAGGATACTTGGCTGATGATGACGGACATTTGGGTATTCCAGGCGAGTTAATTTATAACACAGGAAAGCAGTTATCTTTAAATTTTCTTTCCGGATTCCTGGCAGGAGGGGCTGGGGCGCTTTCCGATTCGGAAACTTCTACCGTTGTCGGCGCCTATGGACAAACTTCCAAGAACGTTAGCGGAAACACCGGCCGTTATGCCATGTTTTCAGGCCTGGCTAACAGCGCGCAGGGGATGTCCAGCTATTACCAAAAACAGTTAGAAGCCATGATCCCCGCGGTAAAGATTGAAGCAGGGGAAAGGGCGGTTTTGGTTATCCAGAAAGGAGTGCAAATTGAAGGCCTTGAAGTTCCAAGCAGTAATTTTGGCTCTTTTGATGACTAGCGGATGCGCCGCTTCCAAAGGGCTAGTTAAAGAGAATCCGAGTAAGGTAGTGGATGTATATTTGCAAGCTGTCTCAAATGGCAGGGCCGATTCTGTTAATTATATAAAGGAGAATTTAAGAATAAACCAGGCGTTTGGCTATGTTAAGCCCTATGTGCCGGTAGTTACACCTGCTGATGTGCGTATGGTTTGGATTCCCAGCCACAAATCAAAGACGACTCCTGAAGTCCTGGTAGCAGGCCACTGGATTTATATTATGGTTAAAGAATCAAGCTGGTTTGTTGATAACCAGAGTAGTACTAATGCAAAGATTCCTTTGATAATGCCTTATAAGGAAGAGAACAAAAAATGATTAAGCGCCAAACTATAGAAGCATTGTTTGAAGAAGGGTTAGCTTTTACCGAGCTCTTGCCTTATTGCTCGCATGAGAACGGTTTCTTTATCTTAAGAGATGGAAGTTTGGGCCAGGCTTGGGAAATATCCTTAATTGAAACCGAAACCAAATCTTCTGCTTATTTGGAACAATTATCTCAAATGATTGAGGGTGTTATTATCCGGCTGCCCGAGAACTTGGTAAGCTGCCAGTTTATATTGATCTGCGATGAGGATTTCCAAGATGAGCTTACAAAATATACGGATTTTGCAAAAGGTTTTGATAATGAAATTATAAAACAGGCATCTACAGCAAAGCTTAATCATTTGAATCAAGGCAAAGCTGGGTTCTTTGAGCAGCATACAGGAGCATATTCTGCCAAGAGAATACGTTGCTTCTTTACCTTGCGTTACTTTACTTCCTGGACGCACGCAAACCTTGCTGAAAAGCTCAACTCTTATTTTTCCGGCAGGAATAGGATTAAGGACAGGTTCTCTAGTGATTTTCTTGTTCACTGCCAGAGTATGACCAGATTTTCTGATGTGGCCGAAGGAGTATTCAGGTCCTGCGAAATCAAGTTTTCCAAACTATCCGAAAGCGATCTATCTAAACTGCTCTATAAGTTGCTTAATCCTAAACGCACCAGAAGCCTGCCTATGCCGGTATTTAGAGAGTTCGAACCTTTAGAAGACCAGCTTTTATATAACTGCCCTAAGTCTTCTGGCGAAGGATTTGAGTTCGAGGAAACACTCTATAAGGTAATTACCTTAAAAGAGCTTCCTCTTTCCACGGAAACTGGTATGTTTACCGCGGAATTAACCAGAGGAACGCGTTTTTCCATACTCGACCTTTTAAAAGACTTTATCATGGTGATTAATTTTTATATTCCTAAGCAGGAAGAGGCAATAAGCAGAATTAAGATACAAAAAGCCTTTGCCTTTACTCAGCGCTCAAATCTCTTCGGCGATAAATCAGTCGAGGCTGTGGAGAAAAAAGAGGAGCTTGATTCTGTGATAAGAGAGACTTTTTCTTCCGGTCATAAGATAGTCTATCCTAGGATTCACTTTATCGTTTCCGGAGATTCAAAAGAAAAATGCGAGACTTCCATTGCCAATATTCTGAATATGCTCTCGCGCATGGGCTGCGAGGGGTTAAAAGAGGAAATAATCGGCGCATCATTATTCTTATCGTGTTTGCCTTTATGTTTTGACCACACCTTTGAAAGCTTTGTGAAGCGCACCCGGCGCATGATCTCAAGTAATTTGAGCGATATGCTTCCTCTATACGGCTCAGTCAAAGGCACACCTACTCCAGCGCAAGTATACCTGAATAGAAGAGGCGAGCCGGTATTCTGGGATTTCTTTGACTCCAATACCAACCCGCACGCAATCATTATCGGCGCATCAGGCGCGGGGAAAAGTTTTTTTGTGAATGACTTCATTTTGCAGAACTCAAGGTTGGATGCTCACTTCTTTGTTTTGGATAAAGGAGATTCCTACAGAAAGTTATGTCAAATCTTAGGCGGCCAGTACATCAGGTTTGAACTGAATAACCCTGTAACCATAAATCCTTTTTTAAAAGAACCGGACCCGGAACATATGTCTTTTCTGGTAACAGTATTGTCCGAAATGTGCTCAGGAGGAGATGACCGGGAGCGTCTCTTCAGGGAGCAGGAAAGTGTTTTACAAAAGGCAGTCGCAGCAAG
This is a stretch of genomic DNA from Candidatus Omnitrophota bacterium. It encodes these proteins:
- a CDS encoding superinfection immunity protein, with the translated sequence MQNFTVLGLLAVILIFSLYFLPTLIAFLRQHKNKLAIFLLNLLLGWTVLGWVISLVWSVMK